A genome region from Primulina eburnea isolate SZY01 chromosome 9, ASM2296580v1, whole genome shotgun sequence includes the following:
- the LOC140841430 gene encoding tubulin-folding cofactor D, which produces MVMAEEPISVTAAFQAEEDDELASKETILLKYFLIEWNTVRSILDDVVSARRFSDLSAAYKIRSIMDKYQEQGQLVEPYLELIVSPLMLIVRTRTAELGVTSDKILELLKPICIVLYSLVTVCGYKSVLKFFPHQVSDFELAVALLEKCHDSGAATSLRQESTGEMETKCITLLWLSILVLIPFDISSVDTSIANDSYAGRDELPPLVMRILGLCKDYLSNAGPMRTMAGLLLSKLLTRPDMSKAFTSFIDWSHEILSSMEDTLRDHFRLLGVVEALAAIFKAGSPPVLLNVVPILWNDTSALMKSPTASRSSLLRKYLVKLTQRIGLICLPHRSPAWQYVGSNSTLGDGISSKVKQDGNGESHSVNIGSCNVSEDTSCLEEEQMDVPEILEDIMELLLSGLRDTDTVVRWSAAKGIGRVTSRLTYCLSDEVLSSVLELFSPGEGDGSWHGGCLALAELARRGLLLPTSLSKVVPVIVKALHYDIRRGPHSVGSHVRDAAAYVCWAFGRAYSHRDMKTVLEQLSPHLLTVACYDREVNCRRAAAAAFQENVGRQGNFLHGIDIVNTADYFALSSRANSYLHVAVCIAQYNGYLYQFVNELLQSKICHWDKVLRELSASALAALVKYEPDYFANKILERLVPCTLSTDLCMRHGATLAAGELILALNELNYVLSEEKQKIAAGIVPAIEKARLYRGKGGEIMRSAVSRFIDCIAQAQIYLTAKVKQSLLDAINENLRHPNSHIQNVAVEALKHYISAYYLSADGKEINDILSKYLEQLADSNVAARRGSSLALGVLPFEFLVKGWKSVIIKLCNSCEIEENPGDRDAEARVNAVKGLIFVCETLTEDEKLSGYINGEDVVSLFLLIRNEVMSSLFKALDDYSTDNRGDVGSWVREAAMDGLERCTYILCKRDSIEQEKRSVTELHKKDCSDSGLTNTYFDSILANKIVGSIIKQAVEKMDKLRESAARILHRILHNETTFVPHIPEREVLLRMVPSEANIKLGIPSFSFPSFVQLLQVGCYSKYLVSGLVISIGGLQDSLRKASLGALLDYLQSAETEIHGDSRVVSFSEDILWVLQQYRKCDRVIIPTFKTIEILFSKKILLNMKDQTPVFCLGVLDSLAIELRGSKDFSKLYAGIAILGYVASILDPINVRAFTDLLSFLAHRYPKIRKSAAEQAYLVLLQNGNLVADDKVDAAVEIITETCWEGDAEEAKNRKVQLCNMANLVSSYVMGKEGRGEPKKVMDQTPKTADENALYSSLVGSAGF; this is translated from the exons ATGGTGATGGCGGAGGAGCCAATATCTGTAACAGCAGCATTTCAAGCAGAAGAAGACGACGAGCTCGCTTCCAAAGAAACGATTCTGCTCAAGTACTTCCTCATTGAATGGAACACCGTCAGGTCCATCCTCGACGACGTCGTTTCCGCCCGACGTTTCTCGGATCTCTCTGCCGCTTACAAGATCCGGTCTATT ATGGACAAGTATCAAGAGCAAGGGCAACTGGTAGAGCCTTATCTTGAGCTTATAGTTTCACCTCTGATGTTAATTGTTCGCACAAGAACTGCCGAATTAGGGGTCACCTCTGATAAAATTCTCGAGCTACTCAAACCAATATGTATCGTACTTTATTCCCTGGTAACTGTCTGTGGGTACAAGTCTGTTCTCAAGTTCTTCCCCCATCAGGTTTCTGATTTCGAACTTGCTGTAGCTCTTTTGGAGAAGTGCCATGATTCAGGTGCTGCAACATCATTGAGGCAAGAAAGCACTGGAGAGATGGAGACAAAGTGCATCACATTGCTGTGGCTTTCTATATTAGTTTTGATTCCTTTTGATATATCCTCTGTTGATACTAGTATAGCCAATGACAGTTATGCCGGCAGAGATGAGCTGCCTCCATTAGTGATGAGGATTTTAGGACTATGTAAAGACTATTTATCAAATGCAGGACCTATGCGCACCATGGCTGGATTGCTGCTTTCTAAGCTTTTAACACGCCCGGATATGTCGAAGGCATTTACCAG CTTTATTGACTGGTCACATGAAATTCTCTCATCCATGGAGGACACTCTGAGAGATCATTTCCGATTATTAGGAGTAGTGGAAGCTCTTGCTGCCATTTTCAAG GCTGGTAGCCCTCCAGTGTTATTGAATGTGGTTCCAATTTTATGGAATGACACATCGGCTTTGATGAAATCTCCTACTGCTTCTCGAAGTTCATTACTTCGCAAGTATCTAGTAAAGCTAACTCAACGGATTGGACTTATTTGCCTGCCTCATCGTTCGCCAGCTTGGCAATATGTG GGTAGTAACAGTACTCTGGGAGATGGTATTTCTTCAAAAGTGAAACAAGATGGTAATGGAGAAAGTCATTCTGTGAATATTGGAAGTTGTAATGTTTCTGAAGATACAAGCTGCCTTGAAGAGGAACAGATGGATGTTCCAGAAATCTTAGAAGATATTATGGAACTATTATTGTCAGGATTGAGAGACACG GACACTGTTGTACGATGGTCTGCTGCTAAAGGTATTGGTCGTGTTACGTCACGGTTAACATATTGTCTTTCAGATGAAGTCCTGTCATCCGTTTTGGAGCTCTTTTCCCCTGGTGAG GGAGATGGTTCATGGCATGGTGGATGCTTGGCATTGGCAGAATTGGCACGTAGAGGATTGCTTTTACCTACCAGTCTTTCTAAAGTAGTTCCAGTAATTGTGAAG GCATTGCATTATGATATTCGAAGAGGACCTCATAGTGTGGGATCTCACGTGCGTGATGCTGCTGCTTATGTTTGCTGGGCATTTGGTCGTGCATATTCTCATAGAGACATGAAAACTGTGCTGGAGCAGCTTTCGCCACATCTTCTAACAGTTGCCTGCTATGACCGCGAG GTTAATTGCAGAAGAGCAGCAGCTGCTGCTTTCCAGGAAAATGTTGGGAGGCAAGGAAATTTCCTTCATGGCATCGATATAGTTAACACAGCTGATTATTTTGCACTTTCTTCTCGAGCAAACTCATATCTTCACGTTGCTGTCTGCATCGCTCAATACAATGGTTACCTTTATCAATTTGTGAATGAACTGTTGCAAAGTAAGATCTGTCATTGG GATAAAGTTTTGAGAGAGCTTTCAGCCAGTGCCCTCGCTGCTCTTGTAAAATATGAGCCTGATTATTTTGCCAATAAGATTTTGGAGAGATTAGTTCCTTGTACTCTATCAACTGATTTATGTATGCGGCATGGTGCAACTTTAGCTGCTGGAGAGCTCATTTTAGCTTTAAATGAGCTGAACTATGTCCTTTCTGAAG AAAAGCAAAAAATTGCTGCTGGTATAGTTCCTGCCATTGAGAAAGCACGGCTATATCGTGGCAAAGGAGGAGAAATAATGCGTTCTGCCGTTTCTCGCTTCATTGACTGCATCGCTCAAGCTCAAATATATTTGACTGCAAAAGTAAAACAAAGTTTGCTTGATGCCATTAACGAGAATTTAAGACATCCTAATTCTCACATACAG AATGTTGCTGTTGAAGCCCTGAAACATTACATCAGTGCCTACTATTTATCCGCTGATGGCAAGGAAATCAATGATATATTGTCAAAATATCTTGAGCAGTTGGCTGATTCAAATGTGGCTGCAAGACGAGGCTCATCCCTTGCTCTAGGTGTCCTGCCTTTTGAATTTTTGGTTAAAGGGTGGAAATCTGTGATAATAAAGCTCTGCAATTCATGTGAAATTGAG GAGAATCCTGGAGATAGAGATGCTGAAGCACGTGTAAATGCTGTCAAAGGACTCATATTTGTTTGTGAAACCTTGACTGAGGACGAAAAATTGTCTGGCTACATTAATGGAGAAGATGTGGTGTCCCTGTTCCTTTTAATCAGGAATGAAGTGATGAGCAGTCTTTTTAAAGCTCTAGACGACTACTCCACTGATAACAGGGGTGACGTAGGTTCTTGGGTTCGTGAAGCTGCAATGGATGGTCTTGAGAGGTGCACATATATTCTGTGCAAAAGAGACTCCATAGAGCAAGAAAAAAGATCGGTTACAGAACTTCACAAAAAAGATTGCTCAGACAGTGGTTTGACTAACACGTACTTTGATTCCATTTTGGCCAATAAAATAGTTGGAAGCATTATCAAGCAAGCTGTAGAGAAGATGGACAAATTAAGAGAATCTGCGGCAAGGATTCTCCACAGGATTCTGCATAACGAAACAACTTTTGTTCCACATATACCCGAAAGGGAAGTTCTTCTACGTATGGTTCCCAGCGAGGCCAATATTAAGTTGGGG ATACCATCTTTCTCTTTCCCTAGCTTTGTTCAACTACTTCAAGTTGGTTGTTATAGTAAATATCTCGTGTCTGGATTGGTCATTTCTATTGGTGGACTGCAAGATTCTTTGAGAAAAGCATCTCTTGGTGCTTTGTTAGACTATCTTCAGAGTGCGGAAACTGAAATCCACGGTGATTCCAGAGTTGTTAGTTTTTCAGAGGACATTTTATGGGTTCTTCAGCAGTACAGGAAGTGTGACAGAGTCATCATACCCACATTCAAG ACTATAGAGATTCTTTTCAGCAAAAAAATACTGTTGAACATGAAG GACCAGACTCCAGTCTTCTGCTTAGGTGTTTTGGATTCTCTTGCGATAGAGCTGAGAGGATCAAAGGACTTCTCTAAGTTGTATGCAGGAATTGCTATACTTGGATATGTTGCTTCAATATTAGATCCTATCAACGTGAGGGCATTCACAGATCTACTGAGTTTCCTAGCCCACCGGTATCCAAAG ATTCGGAAGTCTGCAGCTGAACAAGCGTACTTGGTCCTTCTGCAAAATGGAAATCTAGTGGCTGATGACAAAGTCGATGCAGCTGTTGAAATTATAACTGAGACTTGCTGGGAAGGTGATGCAGAAGAAGCAAAAAACAGAAAGGTGCAGCTTTGTAATATGGCAAATCTAGTGAGCTCGTATGTCATGGGAAAGGAAGGCCGTGGAGAACCCAAAAAGGTTATGGATCAGACCCCTAAAACTGCAGATGAGAATGCTTTGTACTCATCGTTGGTAGGGTCAGCTGGATTTTAG